Within Wyeomyia smithii strain HCP4-BCI-WySm-NY-G18 chromosome 2, ASM2978416v1, whole genome shotgun sequence, the genomic segment GAGAAATTGAAGGTAGCCAGCAAGAAAATAGTAACCAACAAGAAGAAAACACCGGGGATCGTTCGCAGGAAAACTCCCAGGATGGAGAAGAGGGACTTAAATACCGGAAATTTCCTAAATACAAATATGAATATATTATCAAAGATTTTCATACTGGTGACTACAAAAGTCAATGGGAGAGTCGGGATGGTGATCTGGTGAAGGGGGAATACTCACTGATAGAACCGGACGGCACTCGTCGAATCGTTAGTTATAAATCCGATGCTAAGAGTGGATTCGAAGCCGACGTTAAGCACCTGGGCAAAAGTCTGGGACTTGGAATTACGCTTAAAGGGGCGAGAGGTTACGCCCATAGTTACACTAAACTAAAACAATATCTCTGATTTAACATTTAGAATCATTATAGGATTAGTTTTAAAGCTCATACCAATAGTCAGTAAATATTGTCGTTAACTACTACTTTATATTCATGACTCAATATCACATTTCGTGCACTTGAAACAGCAGGGGGAAAATTGAAAGATTCAAAAACTTTGCAATGAATAATACTCTCTTGTTCAAGGGcttagcatctgatacttgaaataCAGAACAGTAGCTTACTATAATGGGGATTTACTTGTTATGTGCTTCACCAATTGGGTGCTCAAGGATGAGTGTTCATTTGGGTCATGTCCCAACCAAAAAGCACCTTTATGTCACTACGTCAATGTCATTCCAATGAGTTCAAAAGAgataaagaaaaataattatgCGAAAATAATCACAATTTAAAGACGGACTTTTGTATTATTGTTCTAAGCTAGtgaaaaataaagcaaatatatTCTTGAGCAACATTTGAAACATAAAAGCAatttcttcaaaaatgttcCAATTTTAGTagttaatttttcgttttggatCGTGATTTaaatattgatgattacaattattttcaagcaagaacggtttgtttgatcggagtGACGTCTTGGGCAAAGTTGTatataatagttttgtctttcccaaaaaaaaacaccatgaaaaaaaattattttga encodes:
- the LOC129725496 gene encoding uncharacterized protein LOC129725496, coding for MFKQCLLFFVLLGSCLALRQSGYYTRVKHITQKSSNSIQNEDSNNSEGEQKNELTSADGEKTAEAIMVTGGTETETEQNIENNETQNESGNQQTEQAFGDRIPQGEIEGSQQENSNQQEENTGDRSQENSQDGEEGLKYRKFPKYKYEYIIKDFHTGDYKSQWESRDGDLVKGEYSLIEPDGTRRIVSYKSDAKSGFEADVKHLGKSLGLGITLKGARGYAHSYTKLKQYL